The Aeoliella mucimassa genome includes the window GCTGCTCCCCGCCTTGGGTGGCGACGTTGGTTGTTACCACGATCTGGTGCAGCAACTGTCGGTCGATCGCCCGGTACTGGCGTTCCGTCCCCGCGGAATCGACGATGCGAATCCACCGCACGAATCGATGCAGCAACTGGCAACCGACTACGCCCAGGCGATCATCGACCTGCAGCCGACCGGACCGCACTACATCGCCGGTTGGTCGGCTGGCGGTGTCACTGCGTTTGCGGTGGCCGAAGCGATGCTGGCCGCTGGTCGCGAAGTGAAGCTGCTCGCGCTGTTCGATGCTCCGCTGCCGACCATCTATCGCAAGATCGACCTGGATGACGAAGCTGGGTTCTTGCTCGATATGATTCGGTTCACCAACCGGTTTGCAGGCACGAACATCGAAGTGTCGATCGATAAGACCTCCGACTTGTCGGGCGACGAGCGGTTTGCCTTCGCGCTCAAGCAAGCTCGCGAGCAAGGGATGTTCCCACCGAGCGTGAGCGACGAATACGTGCACCGGCTCCTGGCCGTGGGTACTGGATTGATTCGCGCCAGCCAGGGCTATAAGCCGGCTCCGCTCGATATCACCATGCAGTTGTACCTGCCGACTATCGCAGGTGGACTGGAAGATATCACGGAGCACGACCTGCCCGACGACAACGGCTGGAAAAGCCTGGTCGGCCAGAACACCGAGTTCACCAACATCACTGGCGATCACTTCACGATGATGACTGCCGAGGGAGCCAAGCAGCTGGCAAAGCACCTGGATGGATTGCTGAAATAGCGTAGGCTTTCAGGCATCGAGTTTCGGGGGTAAGCTGAACATCGTTGGCTTATCCTTCTGATTCCTGAATCGACACTCTTCGTTATGAACCAGCCTATTATTAGTGTTTCCGGGTTGCGCGGCATCGTCGGCGAGTCGCTCTCGCCCGAGCTCGTGGCCCGCTACCTTGGTGCGTTTGCTTCGCAGTTGCCGCGTGGTCCGGTGCTATTGTCGTACGACGGTCGGGCGACTGGGCCGATGCTCTCGGCTGCCGCGCGGTCGACGTTGATGGCGACCGGGCATATGGTGCTCGACGCCGGCCCGACAGCCACGCCGACGACGGGAGTGTTGGTGAAGCACTATCACTGTGTCGGCGGGGTGCAGATCTCTGCTTCGCACAATCCGGCCGAGTACAATGGTATCAAACTGTTCGGCCCCGACGGTCGGGTCATTCCGGCAAACGAAGGCTTGCAGGTGCGTCGCCGGTACGAAGCGGGCGAAGTGCAATGGGTCCGCCACGACGAAGTCGGCGACTATGAACTGCTGGCCGACGTGGTGAACGAACACTGGGATCTCATCGCTCCGTTGGTCGACGTCGAACGCATTCGCAGTCACAAGTTCAAGGTGCTCCTCGATTCGAATCACGGGGCAGGTGGAGTGGTCGGCAAGCACGTGCTGCAGAAGCTTGGCTGCGAGACGATTCACCTGGGGGCCGAGCCAACCGGCGAGTTCCTGCATACCCCCGAGCCGACCGCCGAGAACCTGACCGGCGTGTGTCAGCAGGTCGCCAGCCAGCAAGTTGCGGTGGGGTTCTGTCAGGATCCCGACGCCGATCGGCTGGCGCTAATCGACGAACGCGGACGCTACGTCGGCGAAGAGTTCACGCTCGCGATTGCGGTAGATCATGTGCTGCGAGCCACCCCTGGCCCGGTGGTGACGAATTGCTCGACCAGCCGGATGACCCAGGACCTGGCCGAGAAGTTCGGAGTTCCTTTCTTCCGCTCCGCGGTCGGCGAGGCGAATGTAGTTGACAAGATGATTCACCACGACGCAGTGCTCGGCGGCGAAGGCAACGGTGGCGTCATTCACCCCAAGGTCATCGGGGTGCGCGATAGCATGGTTAGCATGGCCTTGGTGCTCGACGCCTTGGCGGCTCGCGAGGTACCGCTAAGCCAGTTGGTCGACGAGTTGCCCCAGTACGCGATTCACAAAGCCAAGGTGACGATGCCAGCCGAGCGGGTAGAAGCCGCTTGCGGGCAGCTCGAATCGCACTTCGCCGCGGCCACGCCTGATCGGATGGACGGGTTGCGGCTCGACTGGCCCGACCGCTGGCTGCTGGTGCGGGCGAGCAACACCGAGCCGATTGTTCGCATCTTTGCCGAAGCTCCCACGGCCGAAGCCGCCAAAGAGCTGTGCGACGAAGCCGCCGAGGTGATGGGATAAATGCGATTCGGCATTCGATCGCTATTGATCGTTAGTGCGCTACTGGCGGTGGGAATCAGCCTAGTGCGGTTCGCCTGGCACTCCTGGCCGTCGATGGTGATCTCGGTAAGCTTCGGATTGCTACTAGGGCTCGCGTTGAACGTGCTTCGCGTGCTGAAAGAACGTAGCAGCGAGATGCCTCGCGGGCTGCTTACCGGTATGTTCCTAGTGGCCGCCGGCATTGCCGTGGCCGAAGCGTTTATCGATAGCCCGAGCAAAATCGGGTGCTTCGTTGGGCTGGTGGTTTACGGTGGGTTCTACTTCACATGGCAACGTTGGCTGCCGGGGTTACTCGCTGCTTGTGGGCTTGAGAATGCGTGAGCCGAAAGAGCAATCTGGTAACGCGACTGACAACCCTTACCAGTCGCCGCAGATCGCACAGCAGGGGGGGCCTGGGCGTCGCAGGCTGATGTTAAGTTGGTCGCCTGGCTTCTTGCCTTTTGTGTTCACGATGGTCCATACCGCGGCCATAGGTTGGTACGCATTGTATGGCAACTCGAGTACTGCTCTCGCTTCCGACTCTGGACTGGAGCGGTGGACGCTCTGGTGTTGGATTGATTTCCCAATTGGCACACTCGCCCTATTCGAAGAGTGGGTGATCGAATCCGACTCCGCCACCTTCACCTGGCTACTGATGCTGGGAGGGGCTCAGTGGGCGTTGTGGGGATGGATCGTTCAGCAGTTGCTGCAGGTGATGGTTCGCGAAACGCGGACTCCCTGAACTCTCCGAGAGCCTAAGTCATCAACTTGTAAATCAGGTAACCAAATCCACCAGTGGCTAGCGTAATGCCTAGCAGCCCGAGCAGACCATCGCGGGCGGTGATGGCCAGCCCCAGGAATAAGATCGCTGCGGCCGGCACCGCAGCCAGCCCGGGAATCAACTCGGCCATCGGCATCATCAGCGCGAGCAACACGCAGAGTCCGGCGATCACGTGCTCCATCGGACCTTCGACCAGCACCTGCAGTCGGCTGCCGAGAAAGCCATCGACCCACTTCGCCCAAGGGCGACTTCTGTCGACGGCTTCGAGCACTTTCTTCTTTTTGACGCTACGCTCACCAAGCACCGCAGGCACCCACGGGTGAGTCCGTCCCAGCATGTATTGCGATGAGATCAGGATGATGATCGATCCCATGATGGTCGGTACGAAGGGAATCATGCCGATGGGGGGAATCAGAGCAATGAGCGCAGGCAGCACCAACAACGGCCCAAACGTCCGCCCGTCGAAAGCGTCGAGCGCTTCTCGCACCGTGAGCGTCTCGTCTTCCTGCTCGACTTTGGTT containing:
- the glmM gene encoding phosphoglucosamine mutase — its product is MNQPIISVSGLRGIVGESLSPELVARYLGAFASQLPRGPVLLSYDGRATGPMLSAAARSTLMATGHMVLDAGPTATPTTGVLVKHYHCVGGVQISASHNPAEYNGIKLFGPDGRVIPANEGLQVRRRYEAGEVQWVRHDEVGDYELLADVVNEHWDLIAPLVDVERIRSHKFKVLLDSNHGAGGVVGKHVLQKLGCETIHLGAEPTGEFLHTPEPTAENLTGVCQQVASQQVAVGFCQDPDADRLALIDERGRYVGEEFTLAIAVDHVLRATPGPVVTNCSTSRMTQDLAEKFGVPFFRSAVGEANVVDKMIHHDAVLGGEGNGGVIHPKVIGVRDSMVSMALVLDALAAREVPLSQLVDELPQYAIHKAKVTMPAERVEAACGQLESHFAAATPDRMDGLRLDWPDRWLLVRASNTEPIVRIFAEAPTAEAAKELCDEAAEVMG
- a CDS encoding exopolysaccharide biosynthesis protein — encoded protein: MPATDGSPQNLEEVVDQLETKVEQEDETLTVREALDAFDGRTFGPLLVLPALIALIPPIGMIPFVPTIMGSIIILISSQYMLGRTHPWVPAVLGERSVKKKKVLEAVDRSRPWAKWVDGFLGSRLQVLVEGPMEHVIAGLCVLLALMMPMAELIPGLAAVPAAAILFLGLAITARDGLLGLLGITLATGGFGYLIYKLMT